catgattcggtgagactgtgtggcttgatattaaatattggatgAGATCCATTTTGGACAAATTATCTATATGTGCACCtacttcttgcacggatattgcagtcctttGTGCTtcggatattcaagtaaaaaatgtgagaGTTCTtattcctcgtgtagtcagatggtgtaaatctgggataggttgggttaagttgaatatGGATGGAAGCTatagaggtaacccaggtaattgtggtggtggaggcatgataagagatgaaaaaagaTTATTTATagcagctttttcctcattactAGGTTATGAAACCAATAGTATGGTTGAATTGAAAGcgattattatagggattaatctgtgcaaagatcttggatttgatcaagtggagattgcatgtgactctgctttgttaGTTCAGTGGATTAATTTTGGGAAGTATTTGacttggaacttatgggaattgtgggaagagcttgtgtTAACATTGAGAAAcatacattacaaagtggaacatgtgTACAAAGAGGCGAATCAAAGTGCGGATTTCTTTGCCAAGTGGGGTGAATCTAGTATATCTCAATCATATAGTTGTCAGGATAATCTTCCatagcaagtcaggggaatgattcgattggatttgttgagATTTCCTTCCTTGCGTTAGTGATGCTTTGTGCCGGTGTTTGTGAAGGTTGTAGTGGATGGTTTATTTCTCGGGACCTTCCAGAGTTTTGTtagttttccacttatagttgtctaattcttatttatttatttgattgttGGTCATTAatttattggttttgaataaatTGGTTAAGTCAGTTGGaatcacgatattcctccgccataagtgaggagttttctaataaagataggaggtgccgcccacttttatcaaaaaaaaaaacacttgttTGTATCAAAACTGCTTATTGTTCTCAATTCAACTGCCACAGGAATTATTTGTACAGGAACCTAATCAGTTTGCTTTGAACATAACACTTAATATTTGGCATTGTACTGCATAATAAGATCATCCTCATACAGATCAAACCATTGTTGCTGGCTCAGCAAGGAAATGCTGTTCTTCACGCTTTGTTCTTCATGCAACCGTACATGGGAAACGACTTAGCCCCCCGTTTTATGAGCATGCTGCCCTTCCCACTTGGGAATACCTTTGGACTGGTGTGATCCGGATTCTGGGGATACTCACACAAGGGTCCATCATGATTTGGTAACAGATATCCTAGCATTAGACATTACAAATAATCTCTAAATTTATATGAAGACAACGGAATCAAAATAATTATTAACTTGGGAGTAGCAGCAAATTCATGTTGGAAATAAATAACTATAGTTCCTAGTTGAGTTGAGCTTGTTCATATAAGCTCGCCCACCACCCCACGTAACAGTCATCAACCAACTTTCAAAAGCATTACGGTCCTTCAACCTGTGAGCTTTTGTGAAGAATACGAACTTGAAGAGTCGATGCACTACATACTAAACCAACTCTAAATTgaggatttaaaaaataaataaataaacaactaTTACTCAAGTTTAACAATCAATAAAATCATCTCTTTGAGGTCAACAATTTAAGATGTATATAGTtagtaatttaaaaataaaattaatatgatatacaaaaaaaaaatccggAAATTAAAGAGGATGGAGCATAAACTAATGAAgactagtgtgtgtgtgtgtgcgcgcgcgtttgggagggagagagagagagagattcgccTGCCAcgttaaaaattttagaaaacagTGAAGAACACGAAATTAAAAAAGGGGTTTCGAATAATGAAACAATAAATGAACACTTGGCACTGACTAAATACTTCACATAAAATAGTAGATTGTACATAATTAACTTGGATGCATTAAAATGGTAAACGTTATTAGGGATATAATGTttgattaaaaaaagaaaaacttaCACAAGCCTGAAAAAATGATACTTTTCCTCCCGAGAATTTGTTCTAACTTGTTCAGCTAAGTATAGGATTCAGACATCTTTCATCTCATGGTCTAATGATTCAAAaccaggtttttttttttttttttcattcaaaacCAGGTTGAAATTCACAATTTATAACTGCATAATCTCTCTCTGCTCCTCTTTATACAACATATCATTCTTAATTTTGCCTCTCACCTTACAAAAAATCCATCCAATTAACAGGAGCAAAATGTCACAAGGCTTTTGCATTTCTCCCTCCTTTTCTGCTCACAGCTTCACACAACCTGCAGGGCAACGTGTCGAGGCTTGCAGCGCGGGCCTTCCCATAGTTACCCAGAACACCACATCTCCTCCATGCATGGTACTCTGCATAGGCTACAGGATCATTAGCAACGGCCTTAACATATGAGGCCAATTCCTCTATGGAGCCAAATTTAGTCCCATCTATTATTGAATGAGGAGGGGCAAATTCCCCAACATTTGGGGCACCGAAATAGATGGGAACTGCACCAGAGTCTAAAGCATAAAATAGCTTCTCTGTTACATAACTCTCTGTGACAGTGTTCTCAATTGCAAGGACAAACTTGTAATGAGACATGGCACAGTGCAAATGGTCCCACCATTTTGGGGCTGCTTCGGCATCTTTTGCGCAGTGAGGGTATAGAGAAAGAGCCATATTCAGGCCACCAACATTGTTTAAGCACTTGCCAAATGAATGGTGTGGAAGCAAATTCAGGAGACTCTTGGCGAGCCGATTTCTTTGAGGAAGACACCGTGATGAAGACCAATATACAAGTGTTTCCTATAAAAGATTAGAATAAAATTAGTAAATCAAaccaaaatgaaaacaaaataagaaaagaaaaagcaaaacTACTGACATTGTTCTTATAAGAAGAAACATAATAATTTCGATTATTATGGAAGAGTGCACCAGCATAAGTCGCTTGGACATCATCCTTGGCATGATAGCTAATAAAGATATCCTCAACACCGGATCGCTTTCGGCCAGCTTCAAGATCCATGTACACACGAAGTGGATCTCCATTGCGTCTCTGACAAACACGAGAAACCCACTATAATGTGTAACAAGAAGCATAGCATcatgcaaaaattagaaaaataaacaaaaaaaaaaaattagcaaaaagGAGCTGAAGCTACACAAACATGGAAAgcaaatgaatatgaaattaataacAATAGCTAACAGACACAGCTATTAGAGTTGTTGAGAGCCGTACAACCATGATTCTCAAAATTTCCTACACAATGATTGGCCTATACCTAAAGTACAATTTTTGGCATAacagaactttttttttttttttttgctgggCAAGAAAACCACAGAAAACAGAAACCACAAAAAAGGACAGAAACACATATAAGCCACAGAACGAAATAACCagaattaaatagaaaaaaaaaaaaaaaaaaccaccttACCCTGCTACCTCACGCCATGGCTTCCTTCCTCACTGCTGCTTCCGCCAGAGGGGGGAGGTGTTGCTGCAAGAAGAAAATTTCCTCTCTACTTATTTCTATCGGCAGTCTAGGCAGCCAGAGTATGAGCTGACAAATTGGCTTCTCTGTGGATAAAACTAAAGGTCACTGGGGAGGAAGCTTTCAGATCTTTAATTTCTCCAACAATAGAATGACATTTCCAAGCTCTTTTGCCACAGGAAACAATGATCTCGTCAATGATTAGTTTAGCATCCCCTTCCAATGTATTATGAGAAGAAAAAGGACTTAAAAACTAGGGGAGGAAAAGAGgtccttatgtgtgtgtgtgttggggtTGGGGGGTGTTGTTGCAAGGAACAAAATCTAACGAAGAATGGAATTTGGAAACCCCTTTTTAAACCCTTCCCATTGTAGTTGAGTTGAACACCTCAAGTTTGCTAGCTCACACTGACCTTTTCTAACCATGCTGGCATACTCTTACCCCTATTAATTGAACTTCTTGTCCCCTATTAATCAGCACCACTGGAGAGACACGGTAGACAAAATATCATACCTAATCTGGTCACTCACCTGTCCATAACCATAATCCTCAAAAATAGAAATACACTCTAAAACTTTAAAGTGGACTCACTGGCACATGAGAAATATCACCAAATAAATCAAGGAATCTGAAACATAACCATTTTATTTTGCTCACGAAATATCCAATTATAAACCCTCATCATGAGCAAACTCACAATCAAAATTACTTATTATCAAACTTGTCACCTCATATTTTCCCCCTCTAGAGTTTAGATAGCATTCCTCATTAACCTTCTCACCTGATTCTACCTTCAGAACATCCACAAAATCACTCCCAGTATAAAAATCATTGCCCCATCCTTTTTCCCCTTTAGACAACCTTCATCACTAACATTATCCCTGGCTAAAAAAAAGCATCTtaaataacatttataataatttcaCACACTTATGACTAATTATACACGTCCAGCCCATCCTAATCATAGTAATTGTTTTGATTTGTGATCCTAAAATTtcagagcgagagagagagagagagagccatagAAGCTAGACCTAGGAGAAACATACATCTCCAAGTCAGCCCTCATactaaaaacaagaaaaaaagagATAAATGACATGATAACCCCATACAACATGCATGACATCCATGAAGAACCAAGAATCTGATTGGTCATCAATACTTTGAACCCTTTGTGGAAGATTTTTCACATGACCATTAAAATACAACaccaacaagccttaagtcccactaggtggggtcggctatacgAATCTTTTCTGCCAATTCCCACAATCAATGGCGTTTTCCTTAGCTATTTTAGCATTAAAACACAAGTCTGAAATAATAATGAATGAGAAGAAATTAAGATCTAtgtcctttttttaaaaaaattaatatgagGGCTAACTGGGAAATTTATGTTTGTCCTAGGTCTGGCAGCACTattctctctcacacacacactctcACATTCACAACATGGTATTAGGGCCAGGttcattgttattttttttttaatcaacaaAGAAAATTCATTGAAGGGCATCCAACGGATGCCATCCAAAGTCACTTGCAGTGCAGGGTGTCAAAGAAGTCAAGAGTTACATGGTTGTCAATCAAAAATTAACCCACTATGCCAACTAGTAACAATAGCAATCAATTGGTCTTTTATAACATGACAGGGCAGAGCTGATCCTTCGCAAGCTCTCCTATTTCTTTCTCTCCACACAAACCAAAAAATGGAAAGGGGAGTAAGGGCCAAAGCTTTCCTCCTTTCCTTGCTTGAATGGGTATCTTTCCAAATACATAACTCTCCTACCATTGTTCTGGCAGTAACTGCTGCCTGATCAGAGAAGTAGCCAGGCTCCAAATGTTTCAGGTCCAGGAGTAGGCAAGAGGATGTGCTAATTCTTGTGTTTTATGTTAATGATATCATCATCATTGGCAATTATTATATTTTCAGTGCAGATGTTAAGCATTggctttaaaaattttcaaatcaaggacttagGCACTCTAAATTATTTTCTTTGCAATGAGATTGTATGGTGTAAACGTTGAATGCATCTCAATGGAACTGCAAATTGGATTTGTTAAATGAGACTAGTAGGTTAGGCTCTAAACCAGTTGATACTCCTACGTATCCCAACATGAAGTAGTCTCATAATGTTGGACTAGATTTTGAAGACAAAACATTGGTAGAGGCAGTTGATTGGAAAGTTTATTTACTTGGCTATCACTAGACTTGTCATATCATCTGCTCTGGGGTTGTGACTTAGTTTATGGAGAACTTTAATCAGCCACACTAGGAAGTTTCTAATCCCAAGACTTCTCTAGTAGaagtttgatatataaatataatagaaACTGTATATAGATTAGGCTGACTATATCAAAGATTGAATTTCTACTACAAGATAATGTACATTTGTGCAAGCTAATCTTCTTAATTAACGTAGTCCAGTGTCGAAGCATGAGCTATGGCTCATAGGCTCACTGAGCTTATGCGGTTGAAGTCTCTGAAGAGAGATGGGTTTCTTAATAATGAAGCTCATACAGTCATACATATGTTTGTAATAATCAGGCTGCTATTTATATTGCCAGGACAAATCACATGTTCATTGTCATTTTATGAGGAATGTTATGATGAAGGTGGTGACAACTCCCATTTTTTAAATCCAGGGACCAATTGGGAGGTGTTCTAGATGTTCTCCTAAAGGCTTTATTTGAACCTGCCTTGTCCATCTATTGTAGCAAGCTGAGGTTAGGTAGTATTTATGCACTTCGAGCTTGAGAGTGAGTGCTAGAAAGAATATATTGTTTTAGTAATTAGGCGGTGTATATGGGTGTATCTAAGTCCACTGAATTTTTTTTACTCACTAACATAATTACTGACCAGAAAAGCATTACACACAACTCGCAGTTCTGGctgacagtttttttttttttttcttttttctctcttcttctccttctctaacctAAGTTCTCTATTTTCTCCATTAACCATTCAGATTATTTCATATTTGCAACAAAACTTTATGCCAAAGCAGGTTAGTTTCCAAAGGGCAATGCCGTAACTACTCACCAACAAGGGCAGTGTTTATCGACACCAACTTTTCATAATCCAATCTCCCCGAAAGCTTACTCCTACAAACAACCTCCCAACTGACAAGATGATCCCTCCCTCCTCTTCCCCAACACTAACCAAAATAAGTCTCTCATAATCTCCTCCAACCTAGTTGTTACACCTACAAGGGCCTTAAAAAACCCAACAAGAAATAAAGAGGAATGAGGGAGAGAATGTTTGAATTAAAGTAGTATGACCCTTCAATGGAAAAAATAGCAACTTTCTGCACATCTAGACACTTGAAGACCTTTGCAGTAAATGGATCCCTAAACCAAATCGAATGAGGATTCCCACCCAAAAGAATCCCCGAGTCAAAGGCCACTTCAAAATACCACATCTCATAAGAAAATTATGAACCTCAGCTAGAGTCAAGCTAATAGCCACTAAGCCACACTCAGATTAAACTTTAACCCCGAGTTCTGACACTACCTCAAAACTTCGAAGGATGGCAAGAATATTACCCCCAAAAAAACACACCTATTGTTAGACACAATAAGGATAGTATCATCAGCGTATTGCAAATGCAAATgcaaatgcaaaaaataaaaataaaaatcacaaaaagaccTTGGACCACAACCCCTGTGCACCACCCTATCAATCATCCTACTCCAAACAGCCACAATAATAAAGAGAAGATGAGACACAGATCAACTTGCTTCACCCCCTGAGCATATTGGGTGCTTCATTGACAACCACTGAAAATGAAACATACAAATGACATCCCTAATCCAATCTCTTGTTTAAATCACCCATAACTTAATTTGAGTAACTGATAAAATACCTTTCAGCCACAAAGTAAAGACCAAAATTTGTAGAATCTCCATCCAAGGAGAAAATACACATGAAAAAGAGGACATGAAATAGGGGACTTACCCAGAAGAGAAACAATAGTAAGTTGGCCTCCTTTGGCTGCCAAACAATGTCAGGACTTGCTACACTCTCCAAAAGATGAACATCAACCTGGCAGAACCTGAAAAATCAGACAAGCCTCTCTCTGCTTCATGAGTAGGTCCTCCCACCCCCCTTGGTGGCTACcgggaggtcctgggttctaatcttgttgcctgtatttattatgtggtgtttaaaaaaaatttgtattccctgtaatgggtgttatttaccATCTGTTTATCTATCTCTCCAAGTGCTGTCAAGCTGCACATGTGGGAAGTGTTGAagcttgatacacattgttggcccacaagcTAACAGCTTGAGCTTTTACGTAAAGTCGTATTCTAACAAACATCAACCCCTCATCCCATTAACTGGCCAAAAATGTTACAGTTGCTAAGCTCCACCTCATCAGATTAATGGTCTAGCTGAGTACTCTGATATTCAACATTATCATCCAATTCCCTCAAATTACCGAGAAGTAAATCCTCAACTTCAGAAAAGGTTCTCTAGAACCTCAACAGTATCTTCTGTTACAATGGCCTGATCCTCATGCATGACAAAAGCTTGCTTATACTCAACCCTGTTCAGTTCCTTCCAAAGATTAGCAAAAAAAAAGCTAACTGGAATCTCTGAGCGGGTCCCCACCCTAGAATGCTTTGTAGACCTTGAAGTACCTTTATGCGCCCTCTCATCCACCTCCAGCCAGAGACCAGTAAAATCAAAAACATGAACAACATGTACTATGAAAGGCGCCAACTCCAGAAGAAGGATCGCTGCAGGAGAAATCCCGTATGCAACTGTCATCCCCTTCAGTTTCTAGTGTTTTCAGAAAGAGAGGAGCATTAAAGGCCTTACTTCCAGGATCATATTTAAGTTTCTCAATCTCAGCTTTGTCCATCTGTCCTGCCAAGTAAGACTCTTAAATCACAACCCTAAATTCATCACTTGGACTCGCCAACCTTAGTTTCATCACGAAGGAAATTTATCCTGGCTCAACAGGAGGCATCAATCTCAACACCTGCTTCATAGCAAGAGATCCCAATCTGTCTCAAGTGCACCTAGAATTATTAGACTTGAAGTGTATGTTGGATTGAATGGTCTTAATGTTTTTTAACCAATTCTGATAGATTCCTCGTGGCTCTTATAATTAACAGAGGCTGACCTTTAGTGAGCTTCACTTCCAGTGCCGACAACCCAAAAGAGATTCACTTTGAAATGGTCAGCCATAAGTTTTAGAATTCGAAGAAGATTCATTCAGTGTGTGATTTGGGCCATTATCCTTGCTTGTGATAATGACCATTTTCAAAAAGTACTCCTGGTTTCCAATCTCATGACCTGTGTGTTGTTGAAAAATGCCCATGGCCACTGTCACTGAACCTTTTACATAACTATGTCTGCAAACAATGGCTTGCTTTGATATGATAGGATCTAAAAAACCATTTAATAGTTTGAGTCCTCCTGACTCCTGATTTTGTTGTGTCCATGACCCTCTTGTCTGTTCCCACCAAAATTGGTTGACTCACAATCATGGCAACCGACACTCACTCCAATAAGAGACCAACTGATGCAAATAGTCCCAACAATTCTCATATCAATGATACACCTGCATGTCCTTTGAGTTCCTTCAAACTGAAAACCTTTCTATCAATCAACAACCTACTTACCCATGTGAAGGAACAAGATAGAAGATGGTATTAAATGAGCCATCATACAGACAACATACTGCGTTGAGTTTCCAAGGGTTGGATATTGCAAATCTCTCTCTGTGTGCTCGAGGACAACTCATGGGAAGGTATTAGATTCTTTCAATTGAAGGAGCAATAAGATGTAAAGTTATACCACTCTTCAGATTTGTGAAGGGAGTTTTGGATACAGAGAGTCAGGCAAGATTAagaaatacatattcatatttaGGATTTTTATGTTGAAATGTTTGCATGAATACTAGTTCAGCTTCCTTCTTTAAGGAGCTGAAGATCTAGATGATCTAGATGATGCTTTTCAGAGGAACACAAGACTGGATTGAGAAGTTGTTTGGAAGGTTTGAATTTGGTTTTAGACTATGCTGAGTGTGTTCAGTTTAGGAACCAGAGCATGAGATTAAGCTTTTTATAGGAGCAAGAGGCCATGGGCCCATGAGTATCAATTTGGAagttgtttttaatatttttttatttaggtTTCAGACCACTTAAAGTAGTGTGGTTCCAAAACTTGGGTTCAAACTACCCAGGGATGTTGACATCAAGCGTGTTCAG
The sequence above is a segment of the Malania oleifera isolate guangnan ecotype guangnan chromosome 8, ASM2987363v1, whole genome shotgun sequence genome. Coding sequences within it:
- the LOC131161697 gene encoding alpha-(1,4)-fucosyltransferase isoform X1; protein product: MPLISVNTLVIAVMFGFAVLILFFSGFLGFPTVSPSIPSVSPSIPSIGDSRLAADRTPDPFTNSLSAFRRWDAQVGCSRFKEKHKGLFSNWSSTSSLQDVDAKLDCSALKMDHVSVLVKGWTWLPDNLDNLYPCRCGLSCLWTKSSVLADKPDVLLFETTTPPFLWVSRVCQRRNGDPLRVYMDLEAGRKRSGVEDIFISYHAKDDVQATYAGALFHNNRNYYVSSYKNNETLVYWSSSRCLPQRNRLAKSLLNLLPHHSFGKCLNNVGGLNMALSLYPHCAKDAEAAPKWWDHLHCAMSHYKFVLAIENTVTESYVTEKLFYALDSGAVPIYFGAPNVGEFAPPHSIIDGTKFGSIEELASYVKAVANDPVAYAEYHAWRRCGVLGNYGKARAASLDTLPCRLCEAVSRKGGRNAKAL
- the LOC131161697 gene encoding alpha-(1,4)-fucosyltransferase isoform X2; amino-acid sequence: MPLISVNTLVIAVMFGFAVLILFFSGFLGFPTVSPSIPSVSPSIPSIGDSRLAADRTPDPFTNSLSAFRRWDAQVGCSRFKEKHKGLFSNWSSTSSLQDVDAKLDCSALKMDHVSVLVKGWTWLPDNLDNLYPCRCGLSCLWTKSSVLADKPDVLLFETTTPPFLRRNGDPLRVYMDLEAGRKRSGVEDIFISYHAKDDVQATYAGALFHNNRNYYVSSYKNNETLVYWSSSRCLPQRNRLAKSLLNLLPHHSFGKCLNNVGGLNMALSLYPHCAKDAEAAPKWWDHLHCAMSHYKFVLAIENTVTESYVTEKLFYALDSGAVPIYFGAPNVGEFAPPHSIIDGTKFGSIEELASYVKAVANDPVAYAEYHAWRRCGVLGNYGKARAASLDTLPCRLCEAVSRKGGRNAKAL